CTCCAGGGTCACCGTGGCCCCGCAGGTCGGGCACTCGATCGTCCCGGCAGAGGGCGACAGGGCGTGCTGGCCCTCCTCCTGGGGGAGCTCGGCCCCGCAGTTCGGACAGGTGGTCATCTGGCCCCCTCCCGGACGGTCCGCAGGCCGCGCTCGGTGAACACCCGGACCACGGTCCGCTTGTAGTCGGCGCTGCCCCGGGTGTCGCTGTACGGCTGGGCGGCCTCGGCGGCCAGCCGGCCCGCCTCGGCGATCGCCTCGTCGGTCAGCTCCGACCCGGCCAGGGCCTCCTCGGCCGCGTCGGCTCGTAGATTCGTCGGGCCGACGGCGGTCAGGGCGATCCCGGCCCGGCCGACCCTGCCGTCGTCCATGGACAGGTGGACGGCGACCCCGACGGTGGCGAAGTCGCCGACCTTGCGCTCCAGCTTGAGGTAGGTCCCGCCGGCGTCCGGGCCCGGGTCGGGCACCCGGACCTCGGTGATGATCTCGGTCGGGGCCAGGGTGGTCTCGAACGGCCCCTCGAACAGCTCGTCCAGGCCGATGGTGCGGGTGCCGTCCGGCCCCTTGGCGACCACCTCGGCCCGCATGGCCAGCAGGGCCGATCCCCAGTCGCCCTGGGGGTCGGCGTGGGCCAGGGAGCCGCAGACGGTGCCCAGGTTGCGGATGATCGGGTCCGAGATCAGCGGGGCCGCCGCCCCCAGCGTCCCCCAGCGGCCGCCCAGCAGCTCCGACTTCTCGCAGGCCTTGTGGCGGACCAGGGCGCCGATGCGCAGGCCGCCGTCCTCGGCGGCCAGGGTGTCCAGGCCGGGCAGGCGGTTGATGTCGACCAGCGCCCGCGGGGCGGCGAACCGCAGCTTCATCAGCGGGATCAGGCTCATCCCACCCGCCAGGACCTTGGCGTCGTCCTCGTACCGGCCGAGGGCATCGACCGCTTCCTCCAACGTCGACGGGACGACGTACTCGAAGCTGGCCGGATACATAGGCGACCGCCTTTCCGTTCCCGACGGTGGGCATCCCAGCACAAAGGAGCATAGCCGACAGCGCCGCTCAGGAGGACCGTCCGATCTGGAGGTAATCGCACGCCCATGCCACCTCGACGACCTCTGCGTACTTGGCCGCCAGGTCGAACAGGTTGGCCTCGTGCGGGCGGGGGTCGCGGTCGCCGACGGCCTCGCCCACGACCAGGGGCACGAACCCGTGCTGGAGGGCGTCGACCGCCGACGCCCGGACGCAGCCGCTGGTCGTGAGGCCGCAGATGACGCAGGTGTCGACCCGCAGGGCGGTGAGGCTGGCGGCCAGGGAGGTGCCGAAGAAGGCGCTGGCGTACTGCTTGGTGACCACCAGCTCCCCGGGCCGCGGGGCCAGGGCGCCGGGCAGCTCCCCCAGCGGCGACCCGGCCTGGAACACCTCGAGGGCGGGGACCTTGCGGTAGAACAGCCCGCCGTCGGCGCCGCCCGGCGCGTACTGGACCTTGGTGAACGCCACCGGCACCCCGCCGGCCCGGGCCGCCGCCAGCAGCCGGGCGGCGGCGGCCAGCGCCGCCTCCACCCCCGCGTACAGCGGCGAGGACCGGTCCAGGTAGGCCTGGACGAAGTCGACCACCAGCAGGGCCGGCCGCTCCCCCGGCTCCAGGCGGCCCCCGAACCCGGCCCGCCGGTAGTCCTCGAGGCTCACCGGAACACGGGCGGCTGCGGGGCCGGCAGGCCGGTCTCGGCCTGGCAGGCGGCCCGCAGCCGGTCCAGGTCGGGGCCGAAGTCGAACATCTTGGTGGCGCCCCGCTCGGCCCGCAGCTCGTCCCGGGCCGCCTTGGTGGCCTCCTCGTCGACCTCGCCGTCGGAGGTCAGGACGACCCCGTAGCGCCGCGCCCCCTCCCGGGTGACCAGGCCGCGGTCGACCTCCAGGGCGACCAGGGCCGGGTCGCGGTCCAGGGGGTCGCCCCAGCCGCCCCCGCCCCAGGTGACGTACTGGAGCATGTCGCCGACGCCGACCTTGACGTGGTCGCACTTGGAGGGCAGGACCTCCTCGGTGCCGTCGACGCGGCGCAGCAGCTTGCGGCTGCGGGCCCCGGGGAGGCCGCCGTTGACCCCGAACGGGTAGGTGAACCAGCGGTCGTCATGGATCGACACCTCGCCCGGCTCCAGGAACCGGTAGGTGATGTCGATGCCGTTGCCGCCGCGGAAGAACCCCGGCCCGCCGGAGTCGGCCACCGTCTGGTAGCGCTCGATGACCAGCGGGAAGTAGCTCTCCAGGAACTCGTTGGGGACGTTGGTGAACGACGGCCACAGCGAATGGCCGTCGGGCCCGTCGCCGAAGGGCCGGCCGGGGATGCCGCCGAAGCCGATCTGGTAGAGCTGGAACCACTCGCCGTTGCGGTCCACCCCCGAGTACATCAGGTGGGGCGAGGAGGAGAAGCCGGCCGCGCACAGGAACTCGGGCGCCCGCTGGCCGAGCAGCCCGCCCATGACGTCGAAGATCCGGCCCAGCGCGTGGGTGCGGCACGACAGCGCCGCCGGGTAGCGGGGCTTGAGCAGCGACCCCTCGGGGATCTTGACCTCGACCAGCGGGTAGAAGCCGTCGTTCCAGAGGATCTGGGGATCGAAGACCATGATCATGTAGATGCCGAAGAACATCTTCAGCATGTTCTCGTTGAGGTAGAAGTTGATCGAGCCCTCGGCCTGGGGGTCGGTGCCGTCGAAGTCGAGCACCACCTTGTCCCCGACCCGCTGCATGGAGCAGTGGATCTTGTAGGGCCCGTAGCCGCGGCCGTCGTCGCAGACGTAGTCGGTGAACTCGAGGCGCTCGGTGGGGACGGCGGTCCGGATGAGCTGGGCCATGGCCCGGTAGTTGCGGTCCAGCAGGGCGTCCAGGGTCGACAGGTAGGTCTCGGTGCCGAAGCGGTCGCACAGCTCCAGCACCCGGCGGGCGGCGGTGCGGCAGGCGGCCACGATGGCGTTGAGGTCGCTGCGGTTCCAGGTCTTCATGCGGACCTGGTTGAGGACCAGCTCCAGGGCCTCGGTGGCCAGCTCGCCCTTGCGGTACAGCTTGGTCGGGGGGACGACCACCCCCTCCTCGTAGATCGAGGTGGCGTCGGTGGGCAGGC
Above is a window of Actinomycetota bacterium DNA encoding:
- a CDS encoding xanthine dehydrogenase family protein subunit M: MYPASFEYVVPSTLEEAVDALGRYEDDAKVLAGGMSLIPLMKLRFAAPRALVDINRLPGLDTLAAEDGGLRIGALVRHKACEKSELLGGRWGTLGAAAPLISDPIIRNLGTVCGSLAHADPQGDWGSALLAMRAEVVAKGPDGTRTIGLDELFEGPFETTLAPTEIITEVRVPDPGPDAGGTYLKLERKVGDFATVGVAVHLSMDDGRVGRAGIALTAVGPTNLRADAAEEALAGSELTDEAIAEAGRLAAEAAQPYSDTRGSADYKRTVVRVFTERGLRTVREGAR
- a CDS encoding isochorismatase family protein, with protein sequence MSLEDYRRAGFGGRLEPGERPALLVVDFVQAYLDRSSPLYAGVEAALAAAARLLAAARAGGVPVAFTKVQYAPGGADGGLFYRKVPALEVFQAGSPLGELPGALAPRPGELVVTKQYASAFFGTSLAASLTALRVDTCVICGLTTSGCVRASAVDALQHGFVPLVVGEAVGDRDPRPHEANLFDLAAKYAEVVEVAWACDYLQIGRSS
- a CDS encoding hydantoinase B/oxoprolinase family protein — its product is MATVIETNPRQFAPVEVDPVTVDIIENALRNTRYEMDAVLFRTAMSPGIREQHDEFPIIADRAGRMVVGQFGSFIDGFLKTYQGEISEGDVFLTSDPYACDGAISHANDWLVLLPIYREGALVGWAAMFGHMTDVGGKVPGSLPTDATSIYEEGVVVPPTKLYRKGELATEALELVLNQVRMKTWNRSDLNAIVAACRTAARRVLELCDRFGTETYLSTLDALLDRNYRAMAQLIRTAVPTERLEFTDYVCDDGRGYGPYKIHCSMQRVGDKVVLDFDGTDPQAEGSINFYLNENMLKMFFGIYMIMVFDPQILWNDGFYPLVEVKIPEGSLLKPRYPAALSCRTHALGRIFDVMGGLLGQRAPEFLCAAGFSSSPHLMYSGVDRNGEWFQLYQIGFGGIPGRPFGDGPDGHSLWPSFTNVPNEFLESYFPLVIERYQTVADSGGPGFFRGGNGIDITYRFLEPGEVSIHDDRWFTYPFGVNGGLPGARSRKLLRRVDGTEEVLPSKCDHVKVGVGDMLQYVTWGGGGWGDPLDRDPALVALEVDRGLVTREGARRYGVVLTSDGEVDEEATKAARDELRAERGATKMFDFGPDLDRLRAACQAETGLPAPQPPVFR